One window from the genome of Anopheles merus strain MAF chromosome 3R, AmerM5.1, whole genome shotgun sequence encodes:
- the LOC121595893 gene encoding aromatic-L-amino-acid decarboxylase-like isoform X1 translates to MSSSPLLSPPLTPRQSPATGPLKRCRIAQQKPTDNSDGGGGGGEILAARLVQPCHCHQQQQQQQQQPSSISGRERGVSLLVCHSISIGRGLFHFFFSFFAGIHLHTRSYRRRVLPTVQPGYLRPLIPDEAPQQPEKWEEVMADVERVIMPGVTHWHSPKFHAYFPTANSYPAIVADMLSGAIACIGFTWIASPACTELEVVMLDWLGKMLDLPKEFLACSGGQGGGVIQGTASEATLVALLGAKAKAMKRVKEEHPDWDDNTIVSKLVGYTSNQSHSSVERAGLLGGVKLRGLKADENLKLRGETLEQAIKEDLDAGLIPFYVVATLGTTNTCAFDRLDEIGPVANQHNVWVHVDAAYAGSAFICPEYRYLMKGIETADSFNFNPHKWMLVNFDCSAMWLKEPYWIVNAFNVDPLYLKHDMQGSAPDYRHWQIPLGRRFRALKLWFVLRLYGVDNLQAHIRRHCGFAKQFEALCRADDRFEIFGEVAMGLACFRLKGTNELSEALLKRINGRGNIHLVPSKVNDVYFLRMAVCSRFTEPADIDYSWKEVAAAADELLAEQKK, encoded by the exons ATGTCCTCATCACCTCTTCTTTCTCCCCCTCTCACACCGCGTCAATCGCCCGCGACTGGGCCATTAAAAAGGTGTAGAATTGCGCAACAAAAGCCCACGGACAatagtgatggtggtggtggtggcggtgagATTCTTGCTGCGAGGCTCGTCCAACCATGCCATtgccatcagcagcagcagcagcagcagcaacagccgtcATCAATCAGTGGCCGAGAGCGTGGTGTTTCATTGCTTGTGTGCCATTCCATTTCCATTGGGAGGgggttgtttcatttttttttctctttttttgccgGTATACACCTACACACGCGATCGTACAGAAG GCGTGTTCTGCCGACCGTTCAGCCCGGCTACCTGCGACCACTGATTCCGGACGAAGCGCCGCAGCAGCCGGAAAAGTGGGAAGAGGTGATGGCCGACGTTGAGCGCGTGATCATGCCCGGTGTGACGCACTGGCACAGCCCCAAGTTCCATGCCTACTTCCCGACGGCCAACTCCTACCCGGCGATCGTGGCCGACATGCTGAGCGGTGCGATCGCTTGCATCGGTTTTACTTGG ATTGCCAGTCCTGCCTGTACCGAGCTGGAGGTGGTTATGCTTGACTGGCTGGGCAAGATGCTGGATCTGCCGAAGGAGTTCCTGGCCTGCTCGGGTGGGCAGGGAGGCGGTGTAATTCAGGGCACGGCCAGCGAGGCAACGCTGGTCGCGTTGCTCGGCGCTAAGGCGAAGGCGATGAAGCGCGTCAAGGAGGAGCATCCCGACTGGGACGATAATACGATCGTGTCGAAGCTGGTTGGATACACATCCA ATCAATCCCACTCCTCGGTGGAGCGTGCCGGACTGCTCGGCGGTGTGAAGCTGCGCGGCCTGAAGGCGGACGAAAATCTGAAGCTGCGCGGTGAAACGCTCGAACAAGCGATCAAGGAAGATCTGGACGCGGGCCTAATTCCGTTCTACGTGGTGGCGACGCTCGGCACCACCAACACGTGCGCGTTCGATCGGCTGGACGAGATTGGGCCGGTCGCCAACCAGCACAACGTGTGGGTGCACGTCGATGCGGCGTACGCCGGGTCGGCCTTCATCTGTCCCGAGTACCGGTACCTGATGAAGGGCATCGAGACGGCCGACTCGTTCAACTTCAACCCGCACAAGTGGATGCTGGTCAACTTCGACTGCAGCGCCATGTGGCTGAAGGAACCGTACTGGATCGTGAACGCGTTCAACGTCGATCCGCTCTACCTGAAGCACGATATGCAGGGCTCGGCGCCGGACTACCGCCACTGGCAGATCCCGCTCGGTCGCCGGTTCCGTGCGCTGAAGCTGTGGTTCGTGCTGCGCCTGTACGGGGTGGACAATCTGCAGGCCCACATTCGGCGCCACTGCGGGTTCGCCAAGCAGTTCGAGGCACTGTGCCGGGCGGACGACCGGTTCGAGATCTTCGGCGAGGTGGCGATGGGCCTGGCCTGCTTCCGGCTGAAGGGCACGAACGAGCTGAGCGAGGCGCTGCTGAAGCGCATCAACGGGCGCGGCAACATCCATCTCGTCCCGTCCAAGGTGAACGATGTGTACTTCCTGCGCATGGCGGTGTGCTCGCGCTTCACCGAGCCGGCCGATATTGACTACTCGTGGAAGGAGGTGGCCGCGGCCGCCGACGAGCTGCTGGCCGAGCAGAAGAAGTAG
- the LOC121595893 gene encoding aromatic-L-amino-acid decarboxylase-like isoform X2, with the protein MDKMANSINPFNIPPVTEMQAPEFKDFAKEMVDYISNYLENIRDRRVLPTVQPGYLRPLIPDEAPQQPEKWEEVMADVERVIMPGVTHWHSPKFHAYFPTANSYPAIVADMLSGAIACIGFTWIASPACTELEVVMLDWLGKMLDLPKEFLACSGGQGGGVIQGTASEATLVALLGAKAKAMKRVKEEHPDWDDNTIVSKLVGYTSNQSHSSVERAGLLGGVKLRGLKADENLKLRGETLEQAIKEDLDAGLIPFYVVATLGTTNTCAFDRLDEIGPVANQHNVWVHVDAAYAGSAFICPEYRYLMKGIETADSFNFNPHKWMLVNFDCSAMWLKEPYWIVNAFNVDPLYLKHDMQGSAPDYRHWQIPLGRRFRALKLWFVLRLYGVDNLQAHIRRHCGFAKQFEALCRADDRFEIFGEVAMGLACFRLKGTNELSEALLKRINGRGNIHLVPSKVNDVYFLRMAVCSRFTEPADIDYSWKEVAAAADELLAEQKK; encoded by the exons A TGGATAAAATGGCCAACAGTATTAACCCATTTAACATCCCACCAGTC ACCGAAATGCAGGCGCCAGAGTTCAAGGACTTTGCGAAGGAGATGGTCGATTACATCTCCAACTATCTCGAGAACATCCGCGACAG GCGTGTTCTGCCGACCGTTCAGCCCGGCTACCTGCGACCACTGATTCCGGACGAAGCGCCGCAGCAGCCGGAAAAGTGGGAAGAGGTGATGGCCGACGTTGAGCGCGTGATCATGCCCGGTGTGACGCACTGGCACAGCCCCAAGTTCCATGCCTACTTCCCGACGGCCAACTCCTACCCGGCGATCGTGGCCGACATGCTGAGCGGTGCGATCGCTTGCATCGGTTTTACTTGG ATTGCCAGTCCTGCCTGTACCGAGCTGGAGGTGGTTATGCTTGACTGGCTGGGCAAGATGCTGGATCTGCCGAAGGAGTTCCTGGCCTGCTCGGGTGGGCAGGGAGGCGGTGTAATTCAGGGCACGGCCAGCGAGGCAACGCTGGTCGCGTTGCTCGGCGCTAAGGCGAAGGCGATGAAGCGCGTCAAGGAGGAGCATCCCGACTGGGACGATAATACGATCGTGTCGAAGCTGGTTGGATACACATCCA ATCAATCCCACTCCTCGGTGGAGCGTGCCGGACTGCTCGGCGGTGTGAAGCTGCGCGGCCTGAAGGCGGACGAAAATCTGAAGCTGCGCGGTGAAACGCTCGAACAAGCGATCAAGGAAGATCTGGACGCGGGCCTAATTCCGTTCTACGTGGTGGCGACGCTCGGCACCACCAACACGTGCGCGTTCGATCGGCTGGACGAGATTGGGCCGGTCGCCAACCAGCACAACGTGTGGGTGCACGTCGATGCGGCGTACGCCGGGTCGGCCTTCATCTGTCCCGAGTACCGGTACCTGATGAAGGGCATCGAGACGGCCGACTCGTTCAACTTCAACCCGCACAAGTGGATGCTGGTCAACTTCGACTGCAGCGCCATGTGGCTGAAGGAACCGTACTGGATCGTGAACGCGTTCAACGTCGATCCGCTCTACCTGAAGCACGATATGCAGGGCTCGGCGCCGGACTACCGCCACTGGCAGATCCCGCTCGGTCGCCGGTTCCGTGCGCTGAAGCTGTGGTTCGTGCTGCGCCTGTACGGGGTGGACAATCTGCAGGCCCACATTCGGCGCCACTGCGGGTTCGCCAAGCAGTTCGAGGCACTGTGCCGGGCGGACGACCGGTTCGAGATCTTCGGCGAGGTGGCGATGGGCCTGGCCTGCTTCCGGCTGAAGGGCACGAACGAGCTGAGCGAGGCGCTGCTGAAGCGCATCAACGGGCGCGGCAACATCCATCTCGTCCCGTCCAAGGTGAACGATGTGTACTTCCTGCGCATGGCGGTGTGCTCGCGCTTCACCGAGCCGGCCGATATTGACTACTCGTGGAAGGAGGTGGCCGCGGCCGCCGACGAGCTGCTGGCCGAGCAGAAGAAGTAG
- the LOC121595893 gene encoding aromatic-L-amino-acid decarboxylase-like isoform X3, which yields MANSINPFNIPPVTEMQAPEFKDFAKEMVDYISNYLENIRDRRVLPTVQPGYLRPLIPDEAPQQPEKWEEVMADVERVIMPGVTHWHSPKFHAYFPTANSYPAIVADMLSGAIACIGFTWIASPACTELEVVMLDWLGKMLDLPKEFLACSGGQGGGVIQGTASEATLVALLGAKAKAMKRVKEEHPDWDDNTIVSKLVGYTSNQSHSSVERAGLLGGVKLRGLKADENLKLRGETLEQAIKEDLDAGLIPFYVVATLGTTNTCAFDRLDEIGPVANQHNVWVHVDAAYAGSAFICPEYRYLMKGIETADSFNFNPHKWMLVNFDCSAMWLKEPYWIVNAFNVDPLYLKHDMQGSAPDYRHWQIPLGRRFRALKLWFVLRLYGVDNLQAHIRRHCGFAKQFEALCRADDRFEIFGEVAMGLACFRLKGTNELSEALLKRINGRGNIHLVPSKVNDVYFLRMAVCSRFTEPADIDYSWKEVAAAADELLAEQKK from the exons ATGGCCAACAGTATTAACCCATTTAACATCCCACCAGTC ACCGAAATGCAGGCGCCAGAGTTCAAGGACTTTGCGAAGGAGATGGTCGATTACATCTCCAACTATCTCGAGAACATCCGCGACAG GCGTGTTCTGCCGACCGTTCAGCCCGGCTACCTGCGACCACTGATTCCGGACGAAGCGCCGCAGCAGCCGGAAAAGTGGGAAGAGGTGATGGCCGACGTTGAGCGCGTGATCATGCCCGGTGTGACGCACTGGCACAGCCCCAAGTTCCATGCCTACTTCCCGACGGCCAACTCCTACCCGGCGATCGTGGCCGACATGCTGAGCGGTGCGATCGCTTGCATCGGTTTTACTTGG ATTGCCAGTCCTGCCTGTACCGAGCTGGAGGTGGTTATGCTTGACTGGCTGGGCAAGATGCTGGATCTGCCGAAGGAGTTCCTGGCCTGCTCGGGTGGGCAGGGAGGCGGTGTAATTCAGGGCACGGCCAGCGAGGCAACGCTGGTCGCGTTGCTCGGCGCTAAGGCGAAGGCGATGAAGCGCGTCAAGGAGGAGCATCCCGACTGGGACGATAATACGATCGTGTCGAAGCTGGTTGGATACACATCCA ATCAATCCCACTCCTCGGTGGAGCGTGCCGGACTGCTCGGCGGTGTGAAGCTGCGCGGCCTGAAGGCGGACGAAAATCTGAAGCTGCGCGGTGAAACGCTCGAACAAGCGATCAAGGAAGATCTGGACGCGGGCCTAATTCCGTTCTACGTGGTGGCGACGCTCGGCACCACCAACACGTGCGCGTTCGATCGGCTGGACGAGATTGGGCCGGTCGCCAACCAGCACAACGTGTGGGTGCACGTCGATGCGGCGTACGCCGGGTCGGCCTTCATCTGTCCCGAGTACCGGTACCTGATGAAGGGCATCGAGACGGCCGACTCGTTCAACTTCAACCCGCACAAGTGGATGCTGGTCAACTTCGACTGCAGCGCCATGTGGCTGAAGGAACCGTACTGGATCGTGAACGCGTTCAACGTCGATCCGCTCTACCTGAAGCACGATATGCAGGGCTCGGCGCCGGACTACCGCCACTGGCAGATCCCGCTCGGTCGCCGGTTCCGTGCGCTGAAGCTGTGGTTCGTGCTGCGCCTGTACGGGGTGGACAATCTGCAGGCCCACATTCGGCGCCACTGCGGGTTCGCCAAGCAGTTCGAGGCACTGTGCCGGGCGGACGACCGGTTCGAGATCTTCGGCGAGGTGGCGATGGGCCTGGCCTGCTTCCGGCTGAAGGGCACGAACGAGCTGAGCGAGGCGCTGCTGAAGCGCATCAACGGGCGCGGCAACATCCATCTCGTCCCGTCCAAGGTGAACGATGTGTACTTCCTGCGCATGGCGGTGTGCTCGCGCTTCACCGAGCCGGCCGATATTGACTACTCGTGGAAGGAGGTGGCCGCGGCCGCCGACGAGCTGCTGGCCGAGCAGAAGAAGTAG
- the LOC121595893 gene encoding aromatic-L-amino-acid decarboxylase-like isoform X4, whose protein sequence is MPVPCETRTEMQAPEFKDFAKEMVDYISNYLENIRDRRVLPTVQPGYLRPLIPDEAPQQPEKWEEVMADVERVIMPGVTHWHSPKFHAYFPTANSYPAIVADMLSGAIACIGFTWIASPACTELEVVMLDWLGKMLDLPKEFLACSGGQGGGVIQGTASEATLVALLGAKAKAMKRVKEEHPDWDDNTIVSKLVGYTSNQSHSSVERAGLLGGVKLRGLKADENLKLRGETLEQAIKEDLDAGLIPFYVVATLGTTNTCAFDRLDEIGPVANQHNVWVHVDAAYAGSAFICPEYRYLMKGIETADSFNFNPHKWMLVNFDCSAMWLKEPYWIVNAFNVDPLYLKHDMQGSAPDYRHWQIPLGRRFRALKLWFVLRLYGVDNLQAHIRRHCGFAKQFEALCRADDRFEIFGEVAMGLACFRLKGTNELSEALLKRINGRGNIHLVPSKVNDVYFLRMAVCSRFTEPADIDYSWKEVAAAADELLAEQKK, encoded by the exons ATGCCGGTGCCGTGTGAAACGAGA ACCGAAATGCAGGCGCCAGAGTTCAAGGACTTTGCGAAGGAGATGGTCGATTACATCTCCAACTATCTCGAGAACATCCGCGACAG GCGTGTTCTGCCGACCGTTCAGCCCGGCTACCTGCGACCACTGATTCCGGACGAAGCGCCGCAGCAGCCGGAAAAGTGGGAAGAGGTGATGGCCGACGTTGAGCGCGTGATCATGCCCGGTGTGACGCACTGGCACAGCCCCAAGTTCCATGCCTACTTCCCGACGGCCAACTCCTACCCGGCGATCGTGGCCGACATGCTGAGCGGTGCGATCGCTTGCATCGGTTTTACTTGG ATTGCCAGTCCTGCCTGTACCGAGCTGGAGGTGGTTATGCTTGACTGGCTGGGCAAGATGCTGGATCTGCCGAAGGAGTTCCTGGCCTGCTCGGGTGGGCAGGGAGGCGGTGTAATTCAGGGCACGGCCAGCGAGGCAACGCTGGTCGCGTTGCTCGGCGCTAAGGCGAAGGCGATGAAGCGCGTCAAGGAGGAGCATCCCGACTGGGACGATAATACGATCGTGTCGAAGCTGGTTGGATACACATCCA ATCAATCCCACTCCTCGGTGGAGCGTGCCGGACTGCTCGGCGGTGTGAAGCTGCGCGGCCTGAAGGCGGACGAAAATCTGAAGCTGCGCGGTGAAACGCTCGAACAAGCGATCAAGGAAGATCTGGACGCGGGCCTAATTCCGTTCTACGTGGTGGCGACGCTCGGCACCACCAACACGTGCGCGTTCGATCGGCTGGACGAGATTGGGCCGGTCGCCAACCAGCACAACGTGTGGGTGCACGTCGATGCGGCGTACGCCGGGTCGGCCTTCATCTGTCCCGAGTACCGGTACCTGATGAAGGGCATCGAGACGGCCGACTCGTTCAACTTCAACCCGCACAAGTGGATGCTGGTCAACTTCGACTGCAGCGCCATGTGGCTGAAGGAACCGTACTGGATCGTGAACGCGTTCAACGTCGATCCGCTCTACCTGAAGCACGATATGCAGGGCTCGGCGCCGGACTACCGCCACTGGCAGATCCCGCTCGGTCGCCGGTTCCGTGCGCTGAAGCTGTGGTTCGTGCTGCGCCTGTACGGGGTGGACAATCTGCAGGCCCACATTCGGCGCCACTGCGGGTTCGCCAAGCAGTTCGAGGCACTGTGCCGGGCGGACGACCGGTTCGAGATCTTCGGCGAGGTGGCGATGGGCCTGGCCTGCTTCCGGCTGAAGGGCACGAACGAGCTGAGCGAGGCGCTGCTGAAGCGCATCAACGGGCGCGGCAACATCCATCTCGTCCCGTCCAAGGTGAACGATGTGTACTTCCTGCGCATGGCGGTGTGCTCGCGCTTCACCGAGCCGGCCGATATTGACTACTCGTGGAAGGAGGTGGCCGCGGCCGCCGACGAGCTGCTGGCCGAGCAGAAGAAGTAG
- the LOC121595893 gene encoding aromatic-L-amino-acid decarboxylase-like isoform X5 has translation MQAPEFKDFAKEMVDYISNYLENIRDRRVLPTVQPGYLRPLIPDEAPQQPEKWEEVMADVERVIMPGVTHWHSPKFHAYFPTANSYPAIVADMLSGAIACIGFTWIASPACTELEVVMLDWLGKMLDLPKEFLACSGGQGGGVIQGTASEATLVALLGAKAKAMKRVKEEHPDWDDNTIVSKLVGYTSNQSHSSVERAGLLGGVKLRGLKADENLKLRGETLEQAIKEDLDAGLIPFYVVATLGTTNTCAFDRLDEIGPVANQHNVWVHVDAAYAGSAFICPEYRYLMKGIETADSFNFNPHKWMLVNFDCSAMWLKEPYWIVNAFNVDPLYLKHDMQGSAPDYRHWQIPLGRRFRALKLWFVLRLYGVDNLQAHIRRHCGFAKQFEALCRADDRFEIFGEVAMGLACFRLKGTNELSEALLKRINGRGNIHLVPSKVNDVYFLRMAVCSRFTEPADIDYSWKEVAAAADELLAEQKK, from the exons ATGCAGGCGCCAGAGTTCAAGGACTTTGCGAAGGAGATGGTCGATTACATCTCCAACTATCTCGAGAACATCCGCGACAG GCGTGTTCTGCCGACCGTTCAGCCCGGCTACCTGCGACCACTGATTCCGGACGAAGCGCCGCAGCAGCCGGAAAAGTGGGAAGAGGTGATGGCCGACGTTGAGCGCGTGATCATGCCCGGTGTGACGCACTGGCACAGCCCCAAGTTCCATGCCTACTTCCCGACGGCCAACTCCTACCCGGCGATCGTGGCCGACATGCTGAGCGGTGCGATCGCTTGCATCGGTTTTACTTGG ATTGCCAGTCCTGCCTGTACCGAGCTGGAGGTGGTTATGCTTGACTGGCTGGGCAAGATGCTGGATCTGCCGAAGGAGTTCCTGGCCTGCTCGGGTGGGCAGGGAGGCGGTGTAATTCAGGGCACGGCCAGCGAGGCAACGCTGGTCGCGTTGCTCGGCGCTAAGGCGAAGGCGATGAAGCGCGTCAAGGAGGAGCATCCCGACTGGGACGATAATACGATCGTGTCGAAGCTGGTTGGATACACATCCA ATCAATCCCACTCCTCGGTGGAGCGTGCCGGACTGCTCGGCGGTGTGAAGCTGCGCGGCCTGAAGGCGGACGAAAATCTGAAGCTGCGCGGTGAAACGCTCGAACAAGCGATCAAGGAAGATCTGGACGCGGGCCTAATTCCGTTCTACGTGGTGGCGACGCTCGGCACCACCAACACGTGCGCGTTCGATCGGCTGGACGAGATTGGGCCGGTCGCCAACCAGCACAACGTGTGGGTGCACGTCGATGCGGCGTACGCCGGGTCGGCCTTCATCTGTCCCGAGTACCGGTACCTGATGAAGGGCATCGAGACGGCCGACTCGTTCAACTTCAACCCGCACAAGTGGATGCTGGTCAACTTCGACTGCAGCGCCATGTGGCTGAAGGAACCGTACTGGATCGTGAACGCGTTCAACGTCGATCCGCTCTACCTGAAGCACGATATGCAGGGCTCGGCGCCGGACTACCGCCACTGGCAGATCCCGCTCGGTCGCCGGTTCCGTGCGCTGAAGCTGTGGTTCGTGCTGCGCCTGTACGGGGTGGACAATCTGCAGGCCCACATTCGGCGCCACTGCGGGTTCGCCAAGCAGTTCGAGGCACTGTGCCGGGCGGACGACCGGTTCGAGATCTTCGGCGAGGTGGCGATGGGCCTGGCCTGCTTCCGGCTGAAGGGCACGAACGAGCTGAGCGAGGCGCTGCTGAAGCGCATCAACGGGCGCGGCAACATCCATCTCGTCCCGTCCAAGGTGAACGATGTGTACTTCCTGCGCATGGCGGTGTGCTCGCGCTTCACCGAGCCGGCCGATATTGACTACTCGTGGAAGGAGGTGGCCGCGGCCGCCGACGAGCTGCTGGCCGAGCAGAAGAAGTAG
- the LOC121597769 gene encoding uncharacterized protein LOC121597769 yields the protein MEAVSNHEAYIRCSWTFRFVCLALPLIIHLQATSPLDYVHGKASSVAMEPDIASAIFVISASLAISRVLAKAIPFYTDEQQRDEEEDAERTRKPTLKVETMMICLIMVLGNIVFCDFALRLVWIPVQYLLWWICKHKLLTLVVKTVLFFVKDFTAFRPYYLKALANSSSRRGFQFLRLVTALKILHSVVARLEEYPKQIALRDRSYPPAPSVVAEPEGTEEANVSEKVIHEPSSAS from the exons ATGGAAGCGGTATCAAACCACGAGGCGTACATACGCTGCTCGTGGACTTTCCGGTTTGTTTGCCTGGCGCTCCCGTTAATCATCCATCTGCAGGCAACGAGCCCGCTAGACTACGTGCACGGGAAGGCAAGTTCCGTTGCCATGGAGCCCGATATTGCTTCCGCCATATTCGTCATCAGCGCCAGCCTAGCGATAAGCCGCGTCCTCGCAAAGGCCATACCTTTCTACACGGACGAACAGCAGCGGGACGAGGAAGAAGATGCGGAACGGACGAGAAAGCCAACATTAAAGGTTGAAACCATGATGATTTGTCTGATAATG GTTCTTGGTAATATAGTGTTTTGTGACTTTGCACTGCGCTTAGTGTGGATCCCGGTACAGTACCTGTTGTGGTGGATCTGCAAGCATAAACTTTTG ACACTGGTGGTGAagacagttttattttttgttaaagaTTTTACAGCCTTCCGTCCGTACTATTTGAAGGCGTTGGCTAATTCGAGCTCTAGAAGAGGATTCCAGTTTCTACGTCTTGTGACCGCTCTGAAAATTCTTCACTCGGTTGTGGCACGGCTAGAAGAATATCCGAAGCAGATCGCACTCCGCGACAG AAGTTATCCTCCAGCTCCATCCGTCGTTGCCGAACCGGAAGGCACGGAGGAAGCAAATGTTTCTGAAAAAGTAATTCACGAACCAAGTTCGGCATCCTAA